In one window of Clavelina lepadiformis chromosome 4, kaClaLepa1.1, whole genome shotgun sequence DNA:
- the LOC143452248 gene encoding uncharacterized protein LOC143452248 isoform X1, with product MSDNNTMETSLGYEHDDVKALEGQMLGMDMTNLKFIDDEDNKKVEKAPKETVPVVNTMVSSVNAKRDEENVEEPLTMPVNKTETCSVNNEQEDTEENVDEAPAPASPTTASKLFKEMSASYNPENEDRSRAPLPRLDRDKSYEIRLPTVYSFDLIDFESEVVYQVLTIRQRRFCRVILLILVVSFFAGIGILIYDLVHYSPKSHSFPSPPADILEMFL from the exons ATGTCAGACAACAATACAATGGAAACGAGCTTAGGCTACGAGCATGATGATGTAAAGGCCCTTGAAG GTCAAATGTTAGGCATGGATATGACTAACTTGAAGTTTATCGACGACGAAGACAACAAAAAGGTCGAAAAAG cCCCAAAAGAGACAGTGCCAGTTGTCAATACGATGGTATCAAGTGTCAACGCCAAGAGAGACGAAGAAAACGTTGAAGAAc CCTTGACGATGCCAGTCAATAAAACAGAAACATGTTCTGTCAACAACGAACAGGAAGACACTGAAGAAAACGTTGATGAAG CACCAGCACCAGCATCACCAACAACGGCATCGAAACTATTCAAAGAGATGTCAGCAAGCTACAACCCAGAAAACGAAGACAGat CACGAGCACCATTGCCGAGACTCGATAGGGATAAATCATATGAAATCAGGCTTCCAACAGTATATTCATTCGATTTGATTGATTTTGAATCTGAAGTGGTCTATCAAGTACTaa CTATAAGGCAGAGACGGTTTTGTCGTGTTATCCTCCTCATTCTGGTAGTGTCTTTTTTCGCGGGTATTGGTATACTTATATACGATTTAGTTCATTATTCCCCCAAG AGTCATTCCTTTCCCTCTCCACCAGCAGATATattagaaatgtttttataa
- the LOC143452248 gene encoding uncharacterized protein LOC143452248 isoform X2 — protein sequence MSDNNTMETSLGYEHDDVKALEAPKETVPVVNTMVSSVNAKRDEENVEEPLTMPVNKTETCSVNNEQEDTEENVDEAPAPASPTTASKLFKEMSASYNPENEDRSRAPLPRLDRDKSYEIRLPTVYSFDLIDFESEVVYQVLTIRQRRFCRVILLILVVSFFAGIGILIYDLVHYSPKSHSFPSPPADILEMFL from the exons ATGTCAGACAACAATACAATGGAAACGAGCTTAGGCTACGAGCATGATGATGTAAAGGCCCTTGAAG cCCCAAAAGAGACAGTGCCAGTTGTCAATACGATGGTATCAAGTGTCAACGCCAAGAGAGACGAAGAAAACGTTGAAGAAc CCTTGACGATGCCAGTCAATAAAACAGAAACATGTTCTGTCAACAACGAACAGGAAGACACTGAAGAAAACGTTGATGAAG CACCAGCACCAGCATCACCAACAACGGCATCGAAACTATTCAAAGAGATGTCAGCAAGCTACAACCCAGAAAACGAAGACAGat CACGAGCACCATTGCCGAGACTCGATAGGGATAAATCATATGAAATCAGGCTTCCAACAGTATATTCATTCGATTTGATTGATTTTGAATCTGAAGTGGTCTATCAAGTACTaa CTATAAGGCAGAGACGGTTTTGTCGTGTTATCCTCCTCATTCTGGTAGTGTCTTTTTTCGCGGGTATTGGTATACTTATATACGATTTAGTTCATTATTCCCCCAAG AGTCATTCCTTTCCCTCTCCACCAGCAGATATattagaaatgtttttataa
- the LOC143452248 gene encoding uncharacterized protein LOC143452248 isoform X3 translates to MYLTPKETVPVVNTMVSSVNAKRDEENVEEPLTMPVNKTETCSVNNEQEDTEENVDEAPAPASPTTASKLFKEMSASYNPENEDRSRAPLPRLDRDKSYEIRLPTVYSFDLIDFESEVVYQVLTIRQRRFCRVILLILVVSFFAGIGILIYDLVHYSPKSHSFPSPPADILEMFL, encoded by the exons ATGTACTTAA cCCCAAAAGAGACAGTGCCAGTTGTCAATACGATGGTATCAAGTGTCAACGCCAAGAGAGACGAAGAAAACGTTGAAGAAc CCTTGACGATGCCAGTCAATAAAACAGAAACATGTTCTGTCAACAACGAACAGGAAGACACTGAAGAAAACGTTGATGAAG CACCAGCACCAGCATCACCAACAACGGCATCGAAACTATTCAAAGAGATGTCAGCAAGCTACAACCCAGAAAACGAAGACAGat CACGAGCACCATTGCCGAGACTCGATAGGGATAAATCATATGAAATCAGGCTTCCAACAGTATATTCATTCGATTTGATTGATTTTGAATCTGAAGTGGTCTATCAAGTACTaa CTATAAGGCAGAGACGGTTTTGTCGTGTTATCCTCCTCATTCTGGTAGTGTCTTTTTTCGCGGGTATTGGTATACTTATATACGATTTAGTTCATTATTCCCCCAAG AGTCATTCCTTTCCCTCTCCACCAGCAGATATattagaaatgtttttataa
- the LOC143452410 gene encoding uncharacterized protein LOC143452410 isoform X2 encodes MSGNNEMKMSIITKIEEEIIDDVVESTTADFHKGELAFVGNEDREDVFEEASTSAVKAVETSFINNQDEEIFHEEHSLLLDDEAEPNVHLNLPGETVKDASDNTDSVSESSDSKYEEEAPIIAKKNRTSKMTRILLLVMLIAFCVWSAILIHHLVTKAS; translated from the exons ATGTCAGGTaacaatgaaatgaaaatgagtATCATCACCAAAATAGAAGAAGAAATCATCGATGATG TTGTAGAATCAACAACAGCAGACTTCCACAAAGGAGAATTAGCTTTTGTCGGAAATGAAGACCGGGAAGATGTCTTTGAAG AAGCTTCAACGTCAGCAGTGAAGGCGGTGGAAACTAGTTTCATCAACAATCAAGACGAGGAAATTTTCCATGAAG AACATTCCCTGCTACTCGACGATGAAGCAGAACCAAATGTTCATCTCAACCTACCCGGAGAAACTGTCAAGGACG CGTCAGATAACACTGATTCGGTGTCAGAATCAAGCGACAGCAAGTATGAAGAAGAAGCACCCATTATAG CCAAAAAGAATCGCACAAGTAAAATGACCCGAATACTTTTACTTGTGATGTTAATTGCTTTTTGTGTTTGGTCCGCTATACTTATCCACCACTTAGTCACCAAAG CATCCTGA
- the LOC143452410 gene encoding uncharacterized protein LOC143452410 isoform X1: MSGNNEMKMSIITKIEEEIIDDVVESTTADFHKGELAFVGNEDREDVFEEASTSAVKAVETSFINNQDEEIFHEEHSLLLDDEAEPNVHLNLPGETVKDASDNTDSVSESSDSKYEEEAPIIAKKNRTSKMTRILLLVMLIAFCVWSAILIHHLVTKACFAAS, translated from the exons ATGTCAGGTaacaatgaaatgaaaatgagtATCATCACCAAAATAGAAGAAGAAATCATCGATGATG TTGTAGAATCAACAACAGCAGACTTCCACAAAGGAGAATTAGCTTTTGTCGGAAATGAAGACCGGGAAGATGTCTTTGAAG AAGCTTCAACGTCAGCAGTGAAGGCGGTGGAAACTAGTTTCATCAACAATCAAGACGAGGAAATTTTCCATGAAG AACATTCCCTGCTACTCGACGATGAAGCAGAACCAAATGTTCATCTCAACCTACCCGGAGAAACTGTCAAGGACG CGTCAGATAACACTGATTCGGTGTCAGAATCAAGCGACAGCAAGTATGAAGAAGAAGCACCCATTATAG CCAAAAAGAATCGCACAAGTAAAATGACCCGAATACTTTTACTTGTGATGTTAATTGCTTTTTGTGTTTGGTCCGCTATACTTATCCACCACTTAGTCACCAAAG CATGTTTTGCAGCATCCTGA